Proteins from a single region of Caloramator sp. E03:
- a CDS encoding response regulator transcription factor, producing the protein MEYRILIIDDEENLVKGIKYNLQLDGYEVDVAYDGEEALKKMDYNIYNLIVLDIMLPKTDGFVLLRKIRERSSIPVIMLTAKGDDEDKIIGFEYGADDYMTKPFNILELRARIKALLRRTYDIVANKTEIIKAGDIMIDVPSRKVNVAGKPVDLTSKEFDILFLLLTNPNKVYSRETLLEIIWGYDYYGDSRTVDVHIRRLREKIEKDPGNPQYVLTKWGVGYYYKG; encoded by the coding sequence ATGGAGTATAGAATACTTATCATAGATGATGAGGAAAATTTAGTAAAAGGTATAAAATATAACCTTCAACTTGATGGATATGAAGTTGATGTTGCTTATGATGGAGAAGAAGCACTAAAGAAGATGGACTATAATATCTATAACCTTATAGTACTCGATATAATGCTTCCTAAAACAGATGGTTTTGTACTTTTAAGAAAGATAAGAGAAAGATCTTCTATACCTGTTATAATGCTTACTGCAAAGGGAGACGATGAAGATAAGATAATAGGGTTTGAGTATGGAGCTGATGATTATATGACAAAGCCTTTTAACATACTAGAGCTTAGAGCAAGGATAAAGGCACTTTTAAGGAGAACTTATGATATAGTTGCAAATAAAACTGAAATAATTAAAGCTGGAGATATAATGATAGATGTTCCTTCAAGAAAAGTTAATGTTGCAGGTAAGCCTGTTGATCTAACTTCAAAGGAATTTGATATATTATTTCTCCTTCTTACAAATCCAAATAAAGTTTATAGTAGAGAGACACTTCTTGAGATAATATGGGGATATGATTATTATGGTGACTCAAGAACAGTTGATGTTCATATAAGAAGGCTAAGAGAAAAAATAGAAAAGGATCCTGGAAATCCCCAGTATGTATTAACAAAGTGGGGA
- a CDS encoding HD domain-containing protein, with amino-acid sequence MIYRIKQFYRAAFYRLTNDDRIFIESYLNDSELELFYKLPKYCQVHSIRVARDVLDESLKKELYDIFLIKAALLHDIGKINSGFNMFTNAILVIVERFFPSILKRSKKIKIVNSYFNHPEIAISYIDYEDYYIKYLILNHHNYFIKGDEKLKILQRCDCKN; translated from the coding sequence GTGATATATAGAATAAAGCAATTTTATCGAGCAGCTTTTTATAGGCTAACTAACGACGATAGAATTTTCATTGAAAGCTATCTTAATGATAGTGAATTAGAGCTCTTTTATAAGCTACCTAAGTATTGTCAAGTACATAGTATAAGGGTTGCAAGAGATGTTCTTGATGAGAGTTTAAAAAAAGAATTATATGATATATTCCTTATTAAAGCGGCCTTGCTTCATGATATAGGAAAGATAAATTCAGGATTTAATATGTTTACTAATGCAATACTTGTAATCGTTGAACGTTTTTTTCCTTCAATATTAAAAAGAAGTAAGAAAATAAAGATAGTAAATTCATATTTTAATCATCCTGAAATAGCTATATCTTATATAGATTATGAGGATTATTATATTAAATATCTTATATTAAATCACCATAATTATTTTATAAAGGGGGATGAAAAACTTAAAATATTACAAAGATGTGACTGTAAAAATTAA